Proteins found in one Campylobacter concisus genomic segment:
- a CDS encoding tetratricopeptide repeat protein: protein MNKKSIIVALIGATISITSGQEISAFDAGNMDSANPYGLTDNEKATLNNKRSVQNIEENVNSVLEQLQGLQSLIESMSARMNKLEQRINDIETKVNGGISDSGVSLTSLKAYVDETRDIQDKNYKNITAALNKLGAIMDKNAAQPKQNANPKQQNKPTSNFSGKSDKDILADGIKLLNSGNSTEAAEYFEYLNKKGYKTGATNYYLGEVAYSQKSYSTAIQYYKKSIQNEDKADYTPKLLYHTAISFDKIGDTQSANRFYKALKVGYPDSKEAKASPNRN from the coding sequence ATGAACAAAAAATCGATTATAGTGGCTCTCATTGGAGCCACTATCTCTATTACCTCCGGTCAAGAGATTTCAGCTTTTGATGCAGGCAATATGGATAGTGCGAATCCATATGGTCTAACTGACAATGAAAAAGCTACCCTAAATAATAAGCGAAGTGTTCAAAATATTGAAGAGAATGTGAATAGTGTTTTAGAACAACTTCAAGGTTTGCAAAGCTTGATTGAGAGCATGAGTGCTAGAATGAATAAGCTTGAGCAGAGAATAAATGATATAGAGACGAAGGTAAATGGGGGCATAAGTGATTCTGGTGTAAGTTTGACATCACTGAAGGCTTATGTTGATGAGACTAGAGATATACAAGACAAAAACTACAAAAATATTACTGCAGCCTTAAACAAACTAGGTGCAATAATGGATAAAAATGCTGCCCAACCAAAGCAAAATGCAAATCCAAAACAACAAAATAAGCCAACTTCAAATTTTAGTGGAAAAAGCGATAAAGATATTTTGGCTGATGGCATTAAACTTCTAAATTCTGGCAATAGTACAGAAGCAGCTGAATATTTTGAATATTTAAATAAAAAAGGCTATAAAACTGGTGCAACAAATTATTATTTAGGTGAAGTTGCTTACAGTCAAAAATCATACAGTACAGCTATACAATACTATAAAAAAAGCATACAGAACGAAGATAAGGCTGACTATACACCAAAACTTCTATATCACACAGCTATAAGCTTTGATAAGATAGGTGACACGCAAAGTGCAAATAGATTTTATAAGGCTTTAAAAGTCGGTTATCCAGATAGTAAAGAAGCCAAAGCCTCTCCCAATAGAAACTAA
- the fabD gene encoding ACP S-malonyltransferase → MKKFAFVFAGQGSQSIGMGKDFYENFSTAKLLLNDACNDTGIDYKELLFTQNDKLDKTEFTQPAIVLNSLMTYLAFSNFIKEKPEFSLGHSLGEFTALAVSGAFNFIDAIRLVNLRGKFMQEACVGKDAGMMAVLGLSDEVVEEICKKAREEGLQIYAANYNCDGQIVVAGVRADLASYEAKFKEAGAKRAMLLNMSVASHCPILEPASVRLASELESTLAAKFSPVVSNVNAKIYTDKSEALVLLKEQLIKPVCYKQSIKNYENNVDCFIELGAATLKGINKKITEKPTYSITDMASLEEVVKILEER, encoded by the coding sequence ATGAAAAAATTTGCTTTTGTTTTTGCGGGCCAAGGCTCGCAAAGTATTGGTATGGGAAAAGACTTTTACGAAAATTTTTCTACTGCTAAGTTACTTTTAAATGATGCTTGTAATGACACTGGCATTGATTACAAAGAGCTTTTATTTACACAAAACGATAAGTTAGATAAAACAGAATTTACTCAGCCAGCTATTGTTTTAAACTCACTAATGACTTATTTGGCTTTTTCAAATTTTATTAAAGAAAAACCAGAATTTAGTCTTGGGCACTCACTTGGAGAATTTACCGCTCTTGCAGTTAGTGGAGCATTTAATTTTATTGATGCGATTAGGCTTGTGAATTTACGTGGTAAATTTATGCAAGAAGCCTGCGTTGGCAAAGATGCTGGCATGATGGCAGTTCTTGGACTTAGTGATGAAGTGGTTGAAGAAATTTGTAAAAAAGCAAGAGAAGAAGGTTTGCAAATTTATGCTGCAAACTACAACTGCGATGGACAAATCGTTGTCGCTGGTGTAAGAGCCGATCTTGCTAGCTATGAAGCAAAATTTAAAGAAGCTGGCGCAAAAAGAGCAATGCTTTTAAATATGTCAGTAGCAAGCCATTGTCCGATACTTGAGCCAGCTAGTGTTAGGTTGGCAAGTGAGCTTGAGAGTACTTTGGCTGCCAAATTTTCTCCAGTTGTCTCAAACGTAAATGCTAAAATTTATACCGATAAAAGTGAAGCACTAGTTCTGCTAAAAGAGCAGCTAATAAAACCAGTTTGCTATAAACAAAGCATTAAAAACTATGAAAATAATGTTGATTGTTTTATCGAGCTTGGTGCTGCGACGTTAAAGGGCATCAATAAAAAAATTACTGAAAAGCCAACTTATAGTATTACTGATATGGCAAGTCTTGAAGAAGTTGTGAAAATTTTGGAGGAGAGATGA
- a CDS encoding 5'-methylthioadenosine/adenosylhomocysteine nucleosidase: MIAILGAMQEEITPILEMVGEYKTVQYANNKFYLANYKGKELVIAYSKIGKVNAAITATLMIEKFKASKLLFTGVAGSLDESLKIGDMLYATSLVQHDLDITAFGHPYGYVPGTSIFVKSDERLNELAKKIADKKDMSLSAGIIATGDQFICDNEKKNWIKKIFNASATEMEGASVALVCETLGVPFFILRAISDGAGDAAEFDFDKFLQDSANVSAKFILEMVENL, from the coding sequence ATGATAGCGATACTAGGAGCTATGCAAGAGGAGATAACACCGATCCTGGAAATGGTTGGTGAATATAAAACTGTTCAATATGCAAATAATAAATTTTACTTAGCAAACTATAAAGGAAAAGAGCTAGTCATTGCCTATTCAAAGATAGGCAAAGTAAATGCAGCTATAACAGCAACTTTGATGATAGAAAAATTTAAGGCCTCAAAGTTGCTCTTTACTGGCGTAGCTGGCTCACTTGATGAGAGTTTAAAAATAGGCGATATGCTTTATGCTACTAGCTTAGTGCAACATGATCTTGATATTACGGCTTTTGGCCATCCTTATGGCTATGTGCCAGGCACAAGCATCTTTGTCAAAAGTGATGAAAGGCTAAATGAACTGGCAAAAAAGATAGCCGATAAAAAAGATATGAGCTTAAGTGCTGGTATTATTGCGACCGGAGATCAGTTTATCTGTGATAATGAAAAGAAAAATTGGATAAAAAAGATATTTAATGCGAGCGCTACTGAGATGGAAGGTGCTAGCGTTGCATTAGTTTGCGAAACACTTGGTGTGCCATTTTTTATACTAAGAGCTATCAGCGATGGAGCTGGTGATGCAGCAGAGTTTGACTTTGATAAATTTTTGCAAGATTCAGCAAATGTTAGTGCAAAATTTATACTTGAAATGGTAGAAAATTTATGA
- a CDS encoding FKBP-type peptidyl-prolyl cis-trans isomerase → MIVSKDQVITMFYELKDANTGEILESNMQEGGQISFITGHGHIIEKLEEEVSKLKSGERATISVKAAEGCGEYNNEAIQSLPKEQFAGIDLHEGMELFGQNEDGSSVRVIVKEIKDDEVTVDFNHPYAGKDLLFNVEVLEVRDATEDEKATGMVAGAHTCGCGGHDHEHEHECCGGHGHGHGHGHEDGGCGCGGHGHHHH, encoded by the coding sequence ATTATTGTGAGTAAAGATCAAGTTATAACTATGTTTTACGAACTAAAAGATGCTAATACTGGTGAAATTTTAGAGTCAAACATGCAAGAAGGTGGCCAAATTTCGTTTATAACAGGGCATGGCCATATTATAGAAAAGCTTGAAGAAGAAGTAAGCAAATTAAAATCAGGCGAAAGAGCAACTATAAGCGTAAAGGCAGCAGAGGGTTGTGGTGAATATAATAACGAAGCCATTCAGTCGTTACCAAAAGAGCAATTTGCTGGTATAGATTTACATGAAGGAATGGAGCTTTTTGGTCAAAATGAGGATGGCTCAAGTGTTCGTGTCATTGTTAAAGAGATCAAAGATGACGAAGTAACAGTTGATTTTAATCACCCATATGCTGGTAAAGATTTGCTATTTAATGTTGAAGTTTTAGAAGTTAGAGATGCGACAGAAGATGAAAAAGCAACAGGCATGGTAGCTGGGGCTCATACTTGCGGTTGCGGTGGTCACGATCATGAGCATGAGCATGAGTGCTGCGGAGGTCATGGACACGGTCATGGACATGGACACGAGGATGGTGGTTGCGGTTGCGGTGGACACGGACATCACCATCACTAA